The Corallococcus caeni genome includes a region encoding these proteins:
- a CDS encoding carbon-nitrogen hydrolase family protein, whose amino-acid sequence MHLIAAAQMVSTADKAHNLDVATRLVRQAASLGAHLVGLPENFSWMGPEPERPSAAEGLDGPTLSRMAELARGTKTTLLAGSILEEGAPGGRLYNTSVLFGPDGARLAVYRKMHLFDVDVGDGATYQESAAVAPGTEVVAADTTVGRLGMSVCYDLRFPELYRRLSKDGATLLAVPAAFTMMTGKDHWEVLLRARAIENQAYVLAPAQGGRHSAQRLTYGHAMVVDPWGLVTARASEGEGLAVAPVDPELQARIRRNLPCLAHRRLD is encoded by the coding sequence ATGCACCTCATCGCCGCCGCCCAGATGGTGTCCACCGCGGACAAGGCCCACAACCTGGACGTGGCCACGCGCCTCGTGCGCCAGGCCGCCTCCCTGGGAGCCCACCTGGTGGGCCTGCCGGAGAACTTCTCCTGGATGGGTCCGGAGCCCGAGCGCCCCTCCGCCGCCGAGGGCCTGGACGGCCCCACCCTGAGCCGGATGGCGGAGCTGGCCCGGGGGACGAAGACGACGCTGCTGGCCGGCTCCATCCTGGAGGAGGGAGCGCCCGGCGGCCGGCTCTACAACACCAGCGTCCTGTTCGGCCCGGACGGCGCCCGGCTGGCCGTGTACCGGAAGATGCACCTGTTCGACGTGGACGTCGGCGACGGGGCCACCTACCAGGAGTCCGCCGCGGTCGCCCCCGGGACGGAGGTGGTGGCGGCGGACACGACCGTGGGCCGGCTGGGGATGAGCGTCTGCTACGACCTGCGCTTCCCGGAGCTGTACCGGCGGCTGTCGAAGGACGGGGCGACGCTGCTCGCGGTGCCGGCGGCGTTCACGATGATGACCGGCAAGGACCACTGGGAGGTGCTGCTGCGCGCCCGCGCCATCGAGAACCAGGCGTACGTGCTGGCGCCGGCCCAGGGCGGGCGGCACTCCGCGCAGCGGCTGACGTACGGCCACGCCATGGTGGTGGACCCGTGGGGCCTGGTGACGGCGCGGGCCTCCGAGGGCGAGGGGCTGGCGGTGGCGCCGGTGGATCCGGAGCTCCAGGCACGCATCCGGCGGAATTTGCCGTGCCTGGCGCACAGGCGGCTGGACTAG
- the rimP gene encoding ribosome maturation factor RimP yields the protein MESKNIKQTVEEKAASLLDPIVANEGLELLDVEYVREREGWVLRLFIDKPGGRVGLEECSQVSRAVDPVLDVEDFIPQEYNLEVSSPGVNRPLKKPAHFERVKGQKVKVKTFGPLGEPPRKNFSGTLTDVAADAISVDVEGGGVFVIPFKDIAKAHLEFEF from the coding sequence ATGGAGTCGAAGAACATCAAACAGACGGTGGAGGAGAAGGCAGCGTCGCTGCTGGACCCCATCGTGGCGAACGAAGGCCTGGAGCTCCTGGACGTGGAGTACGTCCGCGAGCGTGAGGGCTGGGTGTTGCGGCTGTTCATCGACAAGCCCGGTGGCCGGGTGGGACTGGAAGAGTGCTCCCAGGTGTCGCGCGCCGTGGATCCGGTGCTCGACGTGGAGGACTTCATCCCCCAGGAATACAACCTGGAGGTGTCCAGCCCCGGGGTGAACCGGCCCTTGAAGAAGCCGGCGCACTTCGAACGGGTGAAGGGGCAGAAGGTCAAGGTGAAGACCTTCGGCCCGCTGGGAGAGCCTCCGCGGAAGAACTTCAGCGGCACGCTCACCGATGTGGCGGCCGACGCCATCTCCGTGGACGTGGAAGGGGGCGGCGTCTTCGTCATCCCCTTCAAGGACATCGCCAAGGCCCATCTGGAGTTCGAGTTCTAG
- a CDS encoding peptidoglycan-binding protein LysM, whose protein sequence is MKAALWLSAWMGLSVVPSTAPAVGREPPEGAPLPGSATAPGPRKAPGTEPQTALKALEMSRAAVKAAPDDARRREAEVRLKDAEEHYQAARYADALHKADEAWALLNPPQPSNFTVEVDHDGGTTTVTHRQGPPVTVEAQHATRVLAKGESVRVQQGTVLPEPPGAPQLAQPADKARLTLKASSGTGSGALLGPVTLAWTAVAGATRYEVEVVAEGVEGGAAPAPVRSVQAARQWTLPPLPAGRYRWTVTAVSPEQGRSLPSQPRRFELAAESLELNVKVKDGWQK, encoded by the coding sequence ATGAAGGCCGCCCTCTGGCTCAGCGCGTGGATGGGGCTGTCCGTGGTGCCGTCAACCGCTCCGGCGGTGGGGCGCGAGCCTCCGGAAGGCGCTCCCCTTCCCGGAAGCGCCACGGCGCCGGGGCCGCGCAAGGCGCCCGGCACGGAGCCGCAGACGGCGCTCAAGGCGCTGGAGATGTCGCGCGCGGCGGTGAAGGCCGCGCCGGACGATGCGCGCCGCCGTGAGGCCGAGGTCCGCCTCAAGGACGCGGAAGAGCACTACCAGGCCGCCCGGTACGCGGACGCGCTGCACAAGGCGGACGAGGCGTGGGCGCTGCTCAACCCGCCCCAGCCGTCCAACTTCACGGTGGAGGTGGACCACGACGGCGGCACCACCACCGTCACCCACCGGCAGGGCCCGCCCGTCACCGTGGAGGCGCAGCACGCCACCCGCGTGCTGGCGAAGGGCGAGTCCGTGCGCGTGCAGCAGGGCACCGTGCTGCCGGAGCCGCCCGGCGCGCCGCAGCTGGCGCAGCCCGCGGACAAGGCGCGGCTCACGCTGAAGGCCTCGTCCGGAACCGGAAGCGGGGCCCTGCTGGGGCCGGTGACGCTGGCGTGGACCGCCGTCGCGGGCGCCACGCGCTACGAGGTGGAGGTCGTCGCGGAAGGCGTGGAAGGCGGAGCGGCTCCGGCGCCGGTGCGCTCCGTGCAGGCTGCTCGGCAATGGACGTTGCCGCCGCTGCCCGCGGGCCGTTATCGCTGGACGGTGACGGCGGTGAGTCCGGAGCAGGGGCGGTCCCTGCCCTCCCAGCCACGGCGCTTCGAGCTGGCCGCGGAATCGCTCGAACTCAACGTCAAGGTGAAGGACGGCTGGCAGAAGTAG
- a CDS encoding ClpXP protease specificity-enhancing factor SspB: MDKKVSDKKERLLAALDQGMVMIHLDARRPGVLVPASLRGEAHLRLNLSYRFEPPDLTVGEWGVRSTLSFSGSRFTVAVPWSALFAIASHVTKEFWMYPEEMPPELLQQPPVASASVARPPPPTPVPVPVAAERPRAFLREVQAERTDEPESRPEVAPPPPEGGPPDEPQPPRRGHLRLVK; the protein is encoded by the coding sequence ATGGACAAGAAGGTTTCCGACAAGAAGGAGCGGCTGCTGGCCGCGCTCGACCAGGGGATGGTGATGATCCACCTGGACGCGCGCCGCCCCGGCGTGCTCGTCCCCGCCAGCCTCCGAGGCGAAGCACACCTGCGCCTCAACCTCTCCTACCGCTTCGAGCCACCCGACCTCACGGTAGGGGAGTGGGGCGTGCGCTCCACGCTGAGCTTCTCCGGTTCGCGCTTCACGGTGGCGGTGCCCTGGTCGGCGTTGTTCGCCATCGCCAGCCACGTGACGAAGGAGTTCTGGATGTACCCGGAGGAGATGCCGCCGGAGCTGCTCCAGCAGCCCCCGGTGGCGTCAGCCTCCGTCGCGCGTCCGCCGCCGCCCACGCCCGTGCCCGTGCCCGTCGCCGCAGAAAGGCCCCGCGCCTTCCTGCGCGAGGTCCAGGCCGAGCGCACCGATGAGCCGGAGTCGCGTCCGGAAGTGGCCCCGCCGCCGCCCGAGGGTGGGCCCCCGGACGAGCCGCAGCCGCCGCGCCGTGGCCACCTGCGGCTGGTGAAGTAG
- the panC gene encoding pantoate--beta-alanine ligase, with the protein MAPHVLRTVPEVKAWVASLQKEGKSLALVPTMGFLHEGHVSLMREGGRRADVVASSIFVNPTQFGPREDLARYPRDFEGDLAKCASAGVTAVFAPEPAAMYPPGYQTYVDVTEVSQGLCGERRPGHFRGVATIVTQLLALFRPAVALFGEKDYQQLQVIKTLNRDLHLGADIVGMPTIREPDGLAMSSRNAYLSADERRRALALSKGIRAAQALLASGTRDTGALVEAARRELQAADLREDYVEVRDAGTLSPLVTVAPGQTARMLVAAFSGTTRLIDNMPLAG; encoded by the coding sequence ATGGCCCCCCACGTCCTGCGCACCGTTCCGGAAGTGAAGGCCTGGGTCGCGTCCCTCCAGAAGGAGGGGAAGTCCCTGGCGCTCGTGCCCACCATGGGCTTCCTGCATGAGGGGCACGTCTCGCTCATGAGGGAGGGCGGCCGGCGCGCGGACGTGGTGGCCTCCTCCATCTTCGTGAACCCCACGCAGTTCGGTCCCCGCGAGGACCTGGCGCGCTACCCGCGCGACTTCGAGGGAGACCTGGCGAAGTGCGCGAGCGCGGGCGTCACGGCCGTGTTCGCGCCCGAGCCCGCGGCGATGTACCCCCCGGGCTACCAGACCTACGTGGACGTCACGGAGGTGAGCCAGGGGCTGTGCGGCGAGCGGCGTCCCGGCCACTTCCGGGGCGTCGCCACCATCGTCACGCAGCTCCTGGCGCTGTTCCGCCCGGCCGTGGCGCTGTTCGGGGAGAAGGACTACCAGCAGCTCCAGGTCATCAAGACGCTCAACCGCGACCTGCACCTGGGCGCGGACATCGTGGGCATGCCCACCATCCGCGAACCGGACGGGCTGGCCATGAGCAGCCGCAACGCCTACCTGTCCGCGGATGAACGCCGCCGGGCGCTCGCCCTGTCGAAGGGCATCCGGGCGGCCCAGGCCCTGCTCGCCTCCGGCACCCGGGACACGGGAGCGCTCGTGGAGGCCGCCCGCCGTGAATTGCAGGCGGCGGACCTCCGGGAGGACTACGTGGAGGTGCGGGACGCCGGGACGCTCTCACCCCTGGTGACGGTGGCGCCCGGACAGACGGCGCGCATGCTGGTGGCGGCCTTCTCGGGCACCACGCGGCTCATCGACAACATGCCGCTGGCCGGTTAG
- the smpB gene encoding SsrA-binding protein SmpB has product MAAGKSKGVGAEPGVKLIAENRRARFDYTVDEKIEAGLELTGSEVKSLREGTANLSDAYALQKGTELFLLNAHIGSYKAASVFDHLPTRGRKLLMHRAEIDRWTAKVRERGYSIIPLVLYFRKGRAKVELGLCRGKTHEDRRHDIKERETKREMDREVRRR; this is encoded by the coding sequence ATGGCCGCTGGAAAGTCGAAGGGTGTGGGTGCGGAGCCGGGGGTGAAGCTCATTGCCGAGAACCGGCGTGCGCGCTTCGACTACACGGTGGACGAGAAGATAGAGGCCGGGCTGGAGCTCACGGGGAGCGAGGTGAAGTCGTTGCGTGAAGGAACGGCCAACCTGTCGGACGCCTACGCGCTCCAGAAGGGCACGGAGCTGTTCCTGCTCAACGCCCACATCGGCTCCTACAAGGCGGCCAGTGTCTTCGACCACCTGCCCACGCGGGGCCGGAAGCTGCTGATGCACCGCGCGGAGATAGACCGGTGGACGGCCAAGGTGCGCGAGCGCGGTTACTCCATCATCCCGCTCGTGCTGTACTTCAGGAAGGGGCGGGCCAAGGTGGAGCTGGGCCTGTGCCGCGGCAAGACGCACGAAGACCGCCGCCACGACATCAAGGAACGGGAGACGAAGCGGGAGATGGACCGGGAAGTGCGCCGTCGTTGA
- a CDS encoding HD domain-containing phosphohydrolase gives MRLFKAILLLMLVVSIIPTLMVGWLSVSHTRELLIRDAQELAQERVKQLRLKAESFLEDPTEMVVGLSSVPGGFFTLSRDTQKLHIASVLNQRPEVLALTVFGADKQRLPGLQAFAVHDMAPSAVAEHEERARALLDEGLTGVRYSDVVAPQGGGGPVVTLAFPVGDPVQGYMAADLTLAGLRQMLAQERVGSTGFAYLADRHGRLITGGGDLGAVGEDVSKRLPLAHLLKQREGTPDTELFHVGNFGEGRNAVVSAYSVLPEAGWAIVSEQPVEHAYRQVETMERRILLGLGGAILVALVLAAIFSRNLTQPLKTFIATSLELARGKFGVEVHLKQKNELGELAQTFNYMSKQLLAYDMETRGLYESLEKGYLETIVALANSIDSKDAYTRGHSQRVGDVAVEIGKELKLTERELRQLQYGGILHDIGKIGIAENILCKQSRLTDQEMATMREHPAIGDAIIGPVTFLGPVRACVRHHHERWDGTGYPDKLKGESIPLLARIVACADTFDACTSTRPYQKAMPLEKAMEILDNLSGAQLDPKVVLALRAVLAQRGVRLEGHRQPVKLAS, from the coding sequence GTGCGACTTTTCAAAGCCATCCTCCTCCTGATGCTGGTGGTCAGCATCATCCCCACGCTGATGGTGGGCTGGTTGTCGGTGTCCCATACGCGGGAGCTGCTCATCCGCGACGCGCAGGAGCTGGCGCAGGAGCGCGTGAAGCAGCTGCGGCTCAAGGCGGAGAGCTTCCTGGAGGACCCCACGGAGATGGTGGTGGGGCTGTCCAGCGTGCCGGGCGGCTTCTTCACCCTGTCGCGCGACACGCAGAAGCTGCACATCGCGTCGGTGCTCAACCAGCGCCCGGAGGTGCTGGCGCTCACCGTGTTCGGCGCGGACAAGCAGCGGCTGCCGGGACTGCAGGCCTTCGCGGTGCACGACATGGCGCCCAGCGCGGTGGCGGAGCACGAGGAGCGCGCGCGGGCGCTGCTCGACGAGGGGCTCACCGGGGTGCGCTACTCGGACGTGGTGGCGCCCCAGGGCGGCGGCGGGCCGGTGGTGACGCTGGCCTTCCCCGTGGGCGACCCGGTGCAGGGCTACATGGCCGCGGACCTGACGCTCGCGGGCCTGCGGCAGATGCTGGCGCAGGAGCGCGTGGGCAGCACGGGGTTCGCTTACCTGGCGGACCGGCACGGCCGCTTGATTACCGGCGGCGGCGACCTGGGCGCGGTGGGCGAAGACGTGTCGAAGCGGCTGCCGCTGGCGCACCTGCTCAAGCAGCGCGAGGGCACGCCCGACACGGAGCTGTTCCACGTGGGCAACTTCGGCGAGGGGCGAAACGCGGTGGTGTCCGCGTACTCGGTGCTGCCGGAGGCGGGCTGGGCCATCGTGTCCGAGCAGCCGGTGGAGCACGCCTACCGCCAGGTGGAGACCATGGAGCGGCGCATCCTCCTGGGCCTGGGCGGCGCCATCCTGGTGGCGCTGGTGCTGGCGGCCATCTTCTCCCGCAACCTCACGCAGCCGCTGAAGACCTTCATCGCGACGTCGCTGGAGCTGGCGCGCGGCAAGTTCGGCGTGGAGGTGCACCTCAAGCAGAAGAACGAGCTGGGGGAGCTGGCCCAGACGTTCAACTACATGAGCAAGCAGCTCCTGGCGTACGACATGGAGACGCGCGGCCTCTACGAGAGCCTGGAGAAGGGCTACCTGGAGACCATCGTCGCGCTGGCCAACTCCATCGACTCCAAGGACGCGTACACGCGCGGCCACAGCCAGCGGGTGGGCGACGTGGCGGTGGAGATTGGCAAGGAGCTGAAGCTCACCGAGCGCGAGCTGCGGCAGCTGCAGTACGGCGGCATCCTCCACGACATCGGGAAGATTGGCATCGCGGAGAACATCCTCTGCAAGCAGTCGCGCCTCACCGACCAGGAGATGGCGACGATGCGCGAGCACCCCGCCATCGGCGACGCCATCATCGGCCCCGTCACGTTCCTGGGCCCGGTGCGCGCGTGCGTGCGCCACCACCACGAGCGCTGGGACGGCACGGGCTACCCGGACAAGCTCAAGGGCGAGTCCATCCCGCTGCTCGCGCGCATCGTGGCGTGCGCGGACACGTTCGACGCGTGCACCTCCACGCGCCCCTACCAGAAGGCCATGCCGCTGGAGAAGGCGATGGAGATCCTGGACAACCTGAGCGGCGCGCAGCTGGACCCCAAGGTGGTCCTGGCCCTGCGCGCGGTGCTGGCCCAGCGGGGCGTGCGGCTGGAAGGCCACCGGCAGCCCGTCAAGCTGGCTTCCTGA
- a CDS encoding serine/threonine-protein kinase, whose amino-acid sequence MTSRYRLLQPLATGGMAELFLGVAKGAEGFERTVAIKRVLPHLARETDIANMFVSEARLAMLLQHQNIVTVHDVGESAEGLFLVMELVDGWDLGALMRAVTRQGLRIPPHLAVFIASQAQAGLQHAYRRQHGGQVVMTAHRDVSPSNLLVSREGEVKVTDFGIARLAGLSRTEPGAFKGKVPYAAPEVLRGEPATALSDQFSLGTLLAEMLAGQHPFGGSAEPMAVAHSILNRAPASLPDVPASLATLVLRMLSRDPAGRFPEPEDVSEALARWLATTGEPASSHALATFLRGVRLPMSVGEVARAALAEAPASTSASFEMSAAPREGVAPGRAPSSPGSASVTMAYGGAAAAASGAVASAPWRAPAAAIPVGAEEEEPWSPPVGGVSLSASGAVVHTCALCGSALESPESPCESCTRGPSATASPVAPETAGPGTATGHGAGAAPASASAPAWPGAEPVAPRGAGPGPSRPPVGATPARAAAGAGAGTARGTESAASARPQANAPARAKSSPAAGNAAASSAAQAPANAPALATQSISDVDESERMNRPSIRQAGQGDLELEARAPRPEGTTYELEPVASSRPRRRWGLAVALFGVAAVLAAGTLYLWPRYEAQVLHALGAPTALLSIRSEPPGATVLVDGVEVGVTPLAMDNTYPSRSISVQLKLKGYRAWTGSFMGGKKADVEAELRR is encoded by the coding sequence GTGACGTCGCGCTATCGGCTGCTGCAACCGCTGGCCACGGGAGGCATGGCGGAGCTGTTCCTGGGAGTGGCGAAGGGCGCGGAGGGCTTCGAGCGTACCGTGGCCATCAAGCGCGTGCTGCCGCACCTGGCCCGCGAGACGGACATCGCGAACATGTTCGTCTCCGAGGCGCGGCTGGCCATGCTGCTGCAGCACCAGAACATCGTCACCGTGCACGACGTGGGGGAGAGCGCCGAGGGGCTCTTCCTGGTGATGGAGCTGGTGGACGGCTGGGACCTGGGCGCGCTGATGCGCGCGGTGACGCGGCAGGGGCTGCGGATCCCTCCGCACCTGGCGGTGTTCATCGCGAGCCAGGCCCAGGCGGGACTGCAGCACGCGTACCGGCGCCAGCACGGCGGCCAGGTGGTGATGACGGCCCACCGGGACGTGTCGCCGTCCAACCTGCTGGTGTCGCGCGAAGGCGAGGTGAAGGTCACGGACTTCGGCATCGCGCGGCTCGCGGGGCTGTCGCGCACGGAGCCCGGGGCGTTCAAGGGCAAGGTGCCCTACGCGGCACCGGAGGTCCTCCGGGGCGAGCCGGCCACGGCGCTGAGCGACCAGTTCTCGCTGGGAACGCTGCTGGCGGAGATGCTCGCGGGGCAGCACCCGTTCGGCGGATCCGCGGAGCCGATGGCGGTCGCGCACTCCATCCTCAACCGCGCGCCCGCGTCGCTGCCGGACGTGCCGGCGTCGCTGGCCACGCTGGTGCTGCGCATGCTGTCGCGCGACCCGGCGGGCCGCTTCCCGGAGCCGGAGGACGTGTCGGAGGCGCTCGCGCGGTGGCTGGCGACGACGGGTGAGCCCGCGTCGTCGCATGCGCTGGCGACCTTCCTTCGAGGAGTGCGGCTGCCCATGTCCGTGGGGGAAGTGGCCCGGGCCGCCCTGGCGGAGGCTCCGGCGTCGACCTCCGCTTCGTTCGAGATGTCCGCCGCGCCGCGCGAGGGCGTGGCCCCGGGGCGGGCTCCCTCCTCGCCCGGCTCCGCCTCGGTGACGATGGCCTATGGCGGCGCGGCTGCCGCGGCTTCGGGCGCGGTGGCGTCCGCGCCGTGGAGGGCGCCAGCGGCGGCCATCCCCGTGGGGGCGGAGGAAGAGGAGCCATGGAGCCCGCCAGTGGGAGGCGTCTCGCTGTCCGCGTCCGGCGCCGTGGTCCACACCTGCGCGCTGTGTGGCTCGGCCCTGGAGTCCCCTGAGTCGCCCTGCGAGTCCTGCACGCGCGGGCCTTCCGCGACCGCGTCACCCGTGGCTCCTGAGACCGCGGGACCGGGGACGGCGACGGGACACGGCGCTGGCGCCGCCCCTGCCTCCGCGAGCGCGCCCGCGTGGCCCGGCGCCGAGCCCGTGGCTCCCCGAGGAGCGGGCCCAGGCCCTTCGCGGCCTCCGGTGGGCGCGACTCCGGCCCGGGCGGCGGCAGGCGCTGGGGCCGGGACCGCGCGAGGGACGGAGTCCGCAGCGTCCGCACGGCCTCAAGCGAATGCACCCGCGAGGGCGAAGTCTTCGCCGGCCGCAGGGAATGCGGCGGCCTCCTCCGCGGCCCAGGCTCCGGCGAATGCGCCCGCCCTGGCCACGCAGTCCATCTCGGACGTGGACGAGTCCGAGCGGATGAACCGGCCCAGCATCCGTCAGGCGGGCCAGGGCGACCTGGAGCTGGAGGCGCGCGCGCCCCGTCCGGAGGGCACGACGTACGAGCTCGAGCCCGTGGCCTCCTCCCGTCCCCGCAGGCGCTGGGGCCTGGCGGTGGCGCTGTTCGGCGTCGCGGCGGTGCTCGCGGCGGGCACGCTGTACCTGTGGCCCCGCTACGAGGCCCAGGTGCTGCACGCGCTCGGCGCTCCGACGGCGCTGCTGTCCATCCGCAGCGAGCCCCCCGGCGCCACCGTCCTGGTGGACGGCGTGGAGGTGGGCGTGACGCCGCTGGCGATGGACAACACCTACCCCTCGCGCTCCATCTCCGTGCAGCTCAAGCTCAAGGGCTACCGCGCCTGGACGGGCTCGTTCATGGGCGGCAAGAAGGCGGACGTGGAGGCGGAGCTCAGGCGCTGA
- a CDS encoding FecR family protein, with product MALPPGCTADEKPRGPTEAPLPPPVPRAHLRELTGDVQIKRAVADEWSPARDELPLYENDKVRTEAGASAQLVFANGSSLHLGGDSLVGIAESKLRTDVTVLRGRVDATLEKPATQSLSVTTPSATVRAGRKIEFQ from the coding sequence ATGGCCCTTCCTCCCGGCTGCACCGCCGATGAGAAGCCCCGGGGGCCCACCGAGGCGCCCCTGCCTCCGCCCGTTCCCCGGGCGCATCTGCGGGAGCTGACGGGGGACGTGCAGATCAAACGCGCGGTGGCGGACGAGTGGAGCCCCGCGCGCGACGAGCTTCCCCTCTACGAGAACGACAAGGTCCGCACCGAGGCCGGGGCCAGCGCCCAGCTGGTGTTCGCCAATGGCAGCAGCCTGCACCTGGGAGGCGATTCCCTGGTGGGCATCGCGGAAAGCAAGCTCCGGACGGACGTCACCGTCCTCCGGGGACGGGTGGACGCCACCCTGGAGAAGCCGGCCACCCAGTCGCTGTCCGTCACCACCCCATCCGCCACGGTTCGTGCGGGCAGGAAGATTGAATTCCAATGA
- a CDS encoding gamma-butyrobetaine hydroxylase-like domain-containing protein has product MSNFWDRIKPAPKPVSATDAKLSADGESLTLTWDDGATTTATAQVLRQQCPCAACVDEWTAKRTLDPSQVPANLRVLQMQPVGNYALAFVFSDQHNTGIYPWKHLRDITQSQG; this is encoded by the coding sequence GTGAGCAACTTCTGGGATCGCATCAAGCCCGCGCCCAAGCCCGTCAGCGCGACGGATGCGAAGCTGTCCGCGGACGGCGAGTCTTTGACGCTGACGTGGGACGACGGCGCGACGACGACCGCCACCGCGCAGGTGCTGCGTCAGCAGTGCCCGTGCGCCGCGTGCGTGGACGAGTGGACGGCGAAGCGCACGCTGGACCCCTCGCAGGTGCCCGCGAACCTGCGCGTGCTGCAGATGCAGCCCGTGGGCAACTACGCGCTCGCGTTCGTCTTCAGCGACCAGCACAACACGGGCATCTACCCGTGGAAGCACCTGCGCGACATCACCCAGTCGCAGGGGTGA